In a single window of the Elaeis guineensis isolate ETL-2024a chromosome 4, EG11, whole genome shotgun sequence genome:
- the LOC114912932 gene encoding uncharacterized protein — translation MRVTYIPAKEVPTKETRRKIHGICSPIHTLERMEARLEAASLAGDLGAFLQLLQEDSLLLDRLSTTHHTSNNPLHRAALLGHADFASEILSRKPELAQDLNEQGFSPLHLASANSHLLVVKELLKVGSDLCLIQDKDGFMPIHTAVIKGKVCVVKELIDAYPETAKMVEFLVDKLGGDEEILNSKDEKGNTILHLAVARKQLQMVKFLVSKPAIQVNSFNLKGFTPLDVLLESPSEHGDLVLGEMIRAAGGKKAEEESPSEAPSHPTQRAINPVRTSPMRSNWKGHLQYFFHLGHKAKTSRRALQAKQENENTPGTLMVVATLIATVTFQAGMNPPGGFVQDGTNAGLAVLGGQLFGFLIFDMVGVGSSESR, via the exons ATGCGAGTGACATATATACCTGCAAAAGAGGTGCCGACCAAGGAAACCAGAAGGAAGATTCATGGCATTTGTAGTCCCATCCACA CTTTAGAAAGGATGGAAGCTAGACTAGAAGCAGCATCTCTAGCTGGAGACTTGGGTGCATTCCTCCAGCTTCTTCAGGAGGATAGCCTTCTTCTGGACAGACTGAGCACTACTCATCATACATCAAACAATCCCCTCCACAGGGCTGCCCTACTCGGCCATGCTGATTTTGCTAGTGAAATCCTCAGTCGAAAGCCAGAACTTGCTCAGGACCTAAACGAGCAAGGTTTCTCTCCCTTGCACTTGGCTTCAGCCAACAGCCATCTCTTAGTGGTGAAAGAATTGCTGAAGGTGGGCTCAGATCTCTGCCTAATCCAGGACAAAGATGGGTTCATGCCAATCCACACCGCGGTGATCAAAGGGAAGGTTTGTGTTGTGAAGGAATTGATCGATGCCTACCCAGAGACTGCAAAA ATGGTCGAGTTCTTGGTGGACAAGCTGGGTGGTGATGAGGAGATACTTAACTCCAAGGATGAGAAAGGAAACACCATTCTGCACCTCGCCGTTGCTAGGAAACAACTTCAG ATGGTGAAGTTCTTGGTTAGCAAGCCAGCGATCCAAGTGAACTCTTTCAACCTGAAGGGGTTCACTCCACTTGACGTGTTGTTAGAGTCGCCAAGCGAGCATGGAGATCTGGTTCTAGGAGAGATGATTCGAGCTGCAGGTGGGAAGAAAGCAGAAGAGGAATCTCCATCAGAAGCACCAAGTCATCCTACTCAGAGAGCCATTAACCCTGTTAGGACATCACCAATGAGATCAAATTGGAAAGGCCACCTTCAATATTTCTTCCATCTAGGACACAAGGCCAAGACATCACGTCGGGCTCTACAAGCAAAACAAGAGAATGAAAACACTCCAGGTACATTGATGGTGGTGGCGACACTAATAGCAACTGTTACATTTCAAGCAGGAATGAACCCTCCTGGAGGATTCGTGCAGGATGGCACCAATGCTGGGCTAGCAGTTCTAGGTGGTCAACTTTTTGGCTTCTTGATATTTGACATG GTTGGTGTGGGATCTTCGGAATCGCGATGA